The following are encoded together in the Ictalurus punctatus breed USDA103 chromosome 1, Coco_2.0, whole genome shotgun sequence genome:
- the LOC108258644 gene encoding transmembrane protein 158, with protein sequence MLSNSAALVLTLSAVAGLAPRSGAWSDDKLVAAPINSTSGFLASLEVGYSKRSVAASEDDDASSRCNVSVERLPAKLVARWDGDLGLRCDVLVYTTNSHGKAFFSAAFNRAASPVFIEHVGVAGAQQEFRLCIGCGLSRFSRFGRSRPDTADSVHFCCLDFALDELKGDRSWRLNRKPIESTLVACFMTLVIIIWSVAALIWPVPIIAGFLPNGMEQRRPR encoded by the coding sequence ATGCTGAGCAACTCGGCCGCTCTCGTGCTCACTCTGAGCGCTGTGGCGGGTCTCGCACCGCGCTCGGGTGCCTGGAGCGATGACAAGCTCGTGGCAGCGCCCATCAACTCCACCAGCGGCTTTCTGGCCAGCTTGGAGGTGGGCTATTCGAAGAGATCGGTGGCAGCAAGCGAGGATGACGATGCGTCGTCCAGGTGCAACGTTAGCGTGGAGAGGCTGCCGGCCAAGCTGGTAGCGCGCTGGGACGGAGACTTGGGCTTGCGCTGCGATGTGCTCGTCTACACCACTAACAGCCACGGAAAGGCGTTTTTCTCAGCCGCCTTTAACCGCGCCGCGTCACCCGTTTTCATCGAGCACGTGGGCGTCGCGGGCGCGCAGCAGGAGTTCAGGCTGTGTATCGGATGCGGTCTCTCCCGATTCAGTCGCTTCGGCCGATCCAGACCGGACACGGCGGACAGCGTGCACTTCTGTTGCCTTGACTTCGCCTTGGACGAACTCAAAGGGGACCGGAGCTGGAGGCTGAATCGTAAGCCCATTGAGTCCACGCTCGTCGCCTGTTTCATGACTCTGGTCATAATCATATGGAGCGTGGCTGCCCTCATATGGCCGGTGCCCATCATCGCGGGCTTCCTGCCCAACGGAATGGAGCAACGGAGACCCAGATAA
- the cdcp1a gene encoding CUB domain-containing protein 1a isoform X2, whose translation MGLLGDMVFLFGVFHSSVWIISVSGSPALTINLSSDSTIHISRSMASQLKCNVCIGPSCHSSLMLSKSMEVVFTCPQPEDVFIVKIVRHIVCTTMCNGTINPEDYSSLQNFNRTFTWNVKVQGHKAFCLDFTSAGLRQIQTTEQCPDKLIYTVSTGTATVGKFCRQGTIKSMQVLREGSVSLEVPAKQQLNAKSFGVSIGPEITSPAIIKVTLPEKPSSQEFFSPNYPESFPNDDLITWAFQVPYKYYSTVHILNYAMPRCDTKDTRMEYQLNVRCTVDLKRENRLQIHIEKKKPKSDCILKLNSLAKETATIPSQMVSYVSFIDCQEKDLLISIKKTIACKQLRDCPVPESLEVPALDKCIMGVVQEVRWHLYGPKNGTVELVSSGGRLQQFLPGHTCNNTVLLNVSNEPQGVSVGQFCPQGAIHKMQINVPNITVSASPARGKNLRQITNSLLHVSFAKSIRASEHYVFTVLPKKDIPVLLATPAWPLGMNEYATVSWFVSFPAKLEAHVSFTNVSQLTCKNRPAYIKLHRQHSQDKMYIWQEQNPKDVVVSESFYLNMSNCKPVKGAFSVVSQVTLHTSKSVRLSIILSIVGVALLLTAIISAVVCIMRKKKKKRSAPEVSVYNPNSHPFLPGLHRIPQETEDEDVHIYHCIDDHLVYGHLLKDLEMNEDGKPAVCVYQDFTGPIERQPLPEDGGGAEREVEVYRPFTLPQSAPDVPDTLVRPGENPACKDTQKADEEISGGDSVQETEPG comes from the exons ATGGGGCTGTTGGGCGACATGGTGTTTCTTTTTGGAGTGTTTCATTCGTCGGTGTGGATAATCTCAGTCTCAG GAAGTCCAGCACTTACCATAAATCTTTCCAGTGATTCTACCATACATATAAGTAGGAGTATGGCTTCGCAATTAAAATGTAACGTTTGTATTGGACCTTCATGCCACTCCTCTCTGATGCTCAGTAAAAGCATGGAGGTGGTCTTCACCTGTCCACAACCGGAAGATGTCTTCATAGTGAAGATTGTTAGACACATTG TATGCACCACTATGTGTAATGGTACAATCAACCCAGAGGACTACAGTTCTCTTCAAAATTTTAATCGCACCTTTACCTGGAACGTGAAAGTCCAGGGCCACAAGGCTTTCTGCTTGGACTTTACCAGTGCTGGTTTAAGGCAGATCCAAACTACAGAGCAATGTCCAGACAAACTCATCTACACAGTGTCTACAGGCACAGCCACAGTTGGGAAGTTTTGCCGTCAGGGTACAATCAAAAGCATGCAGGTGCTACGGGAAGGCAGCGTGTCTTTGGAGGTGCCTGCAAAACAACAGCTGAATGCAAAAAGCTTTGGGGTATCAATAGGACCGGAAATaacat CACCTGCAATTATCAAAGTCACCCTGCCGGAGAAGCCATCGTCCCAGGAATTCTTTTCACCAAACTACCCAGAGAGCTTTCCAAATGATGACTTAATCACATGGGCCTTCCAAGTTCCATACAAGTACTATTCAACAGTGCATATACTGAACTACGCTATGCCCAGGTGTGATACGAAAGATACACGAATGGAGTACCAGCTAAATG TGCGCTGTACTGTGGATCTGAAGAGGGAAAACAGGCTACAGATACACATAGAGAAAAAGAAACCCAAGTCAGATTGTATTTTGAAGCTGAATTCACTGGCCAAAGAGACAGCCACCATCCCTTCACAAATGGTCTCCTATGTATCTTTCATTGACTGCCAAGAGAAAGACCTACTCatctctataaaaaaaactatag catgTAAGCAGTTGAGAGACTGCCCAGTCCCTGAATCTCTAGAGGTGCCTGCACTAGACAAATGCATCATGGGAGTTGTGCAAGAGGTCCGATGGCACCTATATGGCCCAAAGAATGGCACAGTGGAGCTGGTGTCTTCAGGGGGCAGACTGCAGCAGTTTCTGCCTGGCCACACATGCAACAACACTGTCCTTCTCAATGTGTCAAATGAGCCCCAAGGTGTCAGTGTCGGGCAGTTTTGTCCTCAGGGAGCTATTcacaaaatgcaaatcaatgttCCAAACATTACAGTGAGCGCTTCTCCCGCACGTGGCAAGAATTTAAGGCAGATCACCAACTCCCTCTTACACGTTTCATTTGCTAAATCTATAAGAG CTTCAGAACACTACGTTTTCACTGTCTTGCCAAAGAAGGATATACCAGTGCTCTTAGCAACTCCAGCATGGCCGTtgggaatgaatgaatatgcCACTGTCTCCTGGTTCGTCTCATTTCCTGCAAAGCTTGAGGCTCACGTGAGCTTTACCAATGTTAGCCAGCTCACATGTAAGAATCGACCAGCATATATTAAATTGCACAGGCAGCATTCGCAAGACAAGATGTACATCTGGCAAGAGCAAAATCCAAAGGATGTGGTGGTATCAGAAAGTTTCTACCTCAACATGTCAAACTGCAAGCCAGTGAAAGGAGCCTTCAGTGTGGTCAGCCAGGTCACCTTGCACACGAGCAAAA GCGTGCGTTTGAGCATCATCCTGAGCATTGTGGGTGTTGCTTTGCTGCTGACTGCAATTATTTCAGCTGTGGTCTGTATTATGAG gaaaaagaaaaagaagaggagtGCTCCTGAGGTCTCAGTGTACAATCCCAATAGCCATCCCTTCCTGCCAGGCCTTCACAGGATTCCCCAGGAAACAGAGGATGAAGATGTTCATATTTATCATTGTATAGATGATCATCTGGTATATGGGCATCTTCTTAAAGACTTAGAAATGAATGAGGATGGAaagccagctgtgtgtgtgtaccaggaTTTTACTGGACCCATAGAACGGCAGCCATTACCAGAGGATGGAGGAGGTGCGGAGCGAGAAGTAGAGGTCTACAGGCCTTTCACACTGCCTCAGAGTGCGCCAGATGTGCCTGATACACTTGTAAGGCCAGGAGAAAATCCGGCATGTAAAGACACGCAGAAAGCTGATGAGGAAATCAGTGGCGGTGACTCTGTTCAGGAAACAGAGCCAGGGTAG
- the cdcp1a gene encoding CUB domain-containing protein 1a isoform X1, producing the protein MGLLGDMVFLFGVFHSSVWIISVSGSPALTINLSSDSTIHISRSMASQLKCNVCIGPSCHSSLMLSKSMEVVFTCPQPEDVFIVKIVRHIVCTTMCNGTINPEDYSSLQNFNRTFTWNVKVQGHKAFCLDFTSAGLRQIQTTEQCPDKLIYTVSTGTATVGKFCRQGTIKSMQVLREGSVSLEVPAKQQLNAKSFGVSIGPEITSPAIIKVTLPEKPSSQEFFSPNYPESFPNDDLITWAFQVPYKYYSTVHILNYAMPRCDTKDTRMEYQLNGKTLVKKLSDAQLSEHQGSFNLSLQNCHVDTQSSSTNLTLHFKISAVQRGSEVRCTVDLKRENRLQIHIEKKKPKSDCILKLNSLAKETATIPSQMVSYVSFIDCQEKDLLISIKKTIACKQLRDCPVPESLEVPALDKCIMGVVQEVRWHLYGPKNGTVELVSSGGRLQQFLPGHTCNNTVLLNVSNEPQGVSVGQFCPQGAIHKMQINVPNITVSASPARGKNLRQITNSLLHVSFAKSIRASEHYVFTVLPKKDIPVLLATPAWPLGMNEYATVSWFVSFPAKLEAHVSFTNVSQLTCKNRPAYIKLHRQHSQDKMYIWQEQNPKDVVVSESFYLNMSNCKPVKGAFSVVSQVTLHTSKSVRLSIILSIVGVALLLTAIISAVVCIMRKKKKKRSAPEVSVYNPNSHPFLPGLHRIPQETEDEDVHIYHCIDDHLVYGHLLKDLEMNEDGKPAVCVYQDFTGPIERQPLPEDGGGAEREVEVYRPFTLPQSAPDVPDTLVRPGENPACKDTQKADEEISGGDSVQETEPG; encoded by the exons ATGGGGCTGTTGGGCGACATGGTGTTTCTTTTTGGAGTGTTTCATTCGTCGGTGTGGATAATCTCAGTCTCAG GAAGTCCAGCACTTACCATAAATCTTTCCAGTGATTCTACCATACATATAAGTAGGAGTATGGCTTCGCAATTAAAATGTAACGTTTGTATTGGACCTTCATGCCACTCCTCTCTGATGCTCAGTAAAAGCATGGAGGTGGTCTTCACCTGTCCACAACCGGAAGATGTCTTCATAGTGAAGATTGTTAGACACATTG TATGCACCACTATGTGTAATGGTACAATCAACCCAGAGGACTACAGTTCTCTTCAAAATTTTAATCGCACCTTTACCTGGAACGTGAAAGTCCAGGGCCACAAGGCTTTCTGCTTGGACTTTACCAGTGCTGGTTTAAGGCAGATCCAAACTACAGAGCAATGTCCAGACAAACTCATCTACACAGTGTCTACAGGCACAGCCACAGTTGGGAAGTTTTGCCGTCAGGGTACAATCAAAAGCATGCAGGTGCTACGGGAAGGCAGCGTGTCTTTGGAGGTGCCTGCAAAACAACAGCTGAATGCAAAAAGCTTTGGGGTATCAATAGGACCGGAAATaacat CACCTGCAATTATCAAAGTCACCCTGCCGGAGAAGCCATCGTCCCAGGAATTCTTTTCACCAAACTACCCAGAGAGCTTTCCAAATGATGACTTAATCACATGGGCCTTCCAAGTTCCATACAAGTACTATTCAACAGTGCATATACTGAACTACGCTATGCCCAGGTGTGATACGAAAGATACACGAATGGAGTACCAGCTAAATGGTAAGACCTTGGTGAAAAAGCTGAGCGATGCACAACTGTCTGAACACCAGGGCTCCTTCAATCTTTCATTGCAGAACTGTCATGTAGACACACAATCCTCCTCCACCAATCTCACCCTGCATTTCAAAATCTCTGCCGTCCAGAGAGGCAGTGAAG TGCGCTGTACTGTGGATCTGAAGAGGGAAAACAGGCTACAGATACACATAGAGAAAAAGAAACCCAAGTCAGATTGTATTTTGAAGCTGAATTCACTGGCCAAAGAGACAGCCACCATCCCTTCACAAATGGTCTCCTATGTATCTTTCATTGACTGCCAAGAGAAAGACCTACTCatctctataaaaaaaactatag catgTAAGCAGTTGAGAGACTGCCCAGTCCCTGAATCTCTAGAGGTGCCTGCACTAGACAAATGCATCATGGGAGTTGTGCAAGAGGTCCGATGGCACCTATATGGCCCAAAGAATGGCACAGTGGAGCTGGTGTCTTCAGGGGGCAGACTGCAGCAGTTTCTGCCTGGCCACACATGCAACAACACTGTCCTTCTCAATGTGTCAAATGAGCCCCAAGGTGTCAGTGTCGGGCAGTTTTGTCCTCAGGGAGCTATTcacaaaatgcaaatcaatgttCCAAACATTACAGTGAGCGCTTCTCCCGCACGTGGCAAGAATTTAAGGCAGATCACCAACTCCCTCTTACACGTTTCATTTGCTAAATCTATAAGAG CTTCAGAACACTACGTTTTCACTGTCTTGCCAAAGAAGGATATACCAGTGCTCTTAGCAACTCCAGCATGGCCGTtgggaatgaatgaatatgcCACTGTCTCCTGGTTCGTCTCATTTCCTGCAAAGCTTGAGGCTCACGTGAGCTTTACCAATGTTAGCCAGCTCACATGTAAGAATCGACCAGCATATATTAAATTGCACAGGCAGCATTCGCAAGACAAGATGTACATCTGGCAAGAGCAAAATCCAAAGGATGTGGTGGTATCAGAAAGTTTCTACCTCAACATGTCAAACTGCAAGCCAGTGAAAGGAGCCTTCAGTGTGGTCAGCCAGGTCACCTTGCACACGAGCAAAA GCGTGCGTTTGAGCATCATCCTGAGCATTGTGGGTGTTGCTTTGCTGCTGACTGCAATTATTTCAGCTGTGGTCTGTATTATGAG gaaaaagaaaaagaagaggagtGCTCCTGAGGTCTCAGTGTACAATCCCAATAGCCATCCCTTCCTGCCAGGCCTTCACAGGATTCCCCAGGAAACAGAGGATGAAGATGTTCATATTTATCATTGTATAGATGATCATCTGGTATATGGGCATCTTCTTAAAGACTTAGAAATGAATGAGGATGGAaagccagctgtgtgtgtgtaccaggaTTTTACTGGACCCATAGAACGGCAGCCATTACCAGAGGATGGAGGAGGTGCGGAGCGAGAAGTAGAGGTCTACAGGCCTTTCACACTGCCTCAGAGTGCGCCAGATGTGCCTGATACACTTGTAAGGCCAGGAGAAAATCCGGCATGTAAAGACACGCAGAAAGCTGATGAGGAAATCAGTGGCGGTGACTCTGTTCAGGAAACAGAGCCAGGGTAG
- the clec3ba gene encoding tetranectin precursor (The RefSeq protein has 4 substitutions, 1 non-frameshifting indel compared to this genomic sequence), whose translation MKVNMIFRGFLALLLCIMCPAHCLLEQNTQTNNEMEDVLLESGVTHSTAIEELRKQIGEIVKELNALKEVHALQLVCLKGIKVPGKCFLASPVKKNFYDATDDCILQGGSLGTPVTGNENYQLYVYVHEMIGPKEQIWLGINDMLKEGEWVDKSGSRIRFQNWETEVTRQPVGGRSQNCAFMSVIDSGKWFDENCRAVKAFVCEFNIV comes from the exons atgaaagtaaatatgATTTTTAGAGGTGTCGCACTGCTACTGTGTATCATGTGTCCTGCACACTGCCTGCTTGAGCAGAACACACAGacaaagaatgaaatgaaag ATGTGCTGCTGGAATCAGGAGCTACTCACAGCACTGCCATTGAAGAGCTGAGGAAACAGATTGGTGAGATTGTGAAGGAGCTGAATGCCCTGAAGGAAGTCCATGCTCTGCAATTAG TTTGCCTGAAAGGCATCAAGGTTCCAGGCAAGTGCTTCCTGGCCAGCCCAGTAAAGAAGAACTTCTATGATGCTACAGATGATTGCATCTTACAGGGTGGCAGCCTGGGCACTCCTGTGACCGGCAATGAGAATTACCAACTCTATGTCTATGTTCATGAAATGATTGGACCCAAGGAACAAATTTGGCTGGGCATCAATGACATGTTGAAAGAGGGAGAGTGGGTTGATAAATCAGGGTCGAGGATACGTTTCCAAAACTGGGAGACAGAGGTCACCCGTCAGCCTGTCGGTGGTCGCAGCCAGAATTGTGCCTTTATGTCTGTCATAGACAGTGGGAAGTGGTTCGATGAGAACTGCCGTGCTGTGAAGGCCTTTGTATGTGAGTTCAATATTGTCTGA
- the clec3ba gene encoding tetranectin isoform X1: MKVNMIFRGVALLLCIMCPAHCLLEQNTQTKNEMKDVLLESGATHSTAIEELRKQIGEIVKELNALKEVHALQLVCLKGIKVPGKCFLASPVKKNFYDATDDCILQGGSLGTPVTGNENYQLYVYVHEMIGPKEQIWLGINDMLKEGEWVDKSGSRIRFQNWETEVTRQPVGGRSQNCAFMSVIDSGKWFDENCRAVKAFVCEFNIV; this comes from the exons atgaaagtaaatatgATTTTTAGAGGTGTCGCACTGCTACTGTGTATCATGTGTCCTGCACACTGCCTGCTTGAGCAGAACACACAGacaaagaatgaaatgaaag ATGTGCTGCTGGAATCAGGAGCTACTCACAGCACTGCCATTGAAGAGCTGAGGAAACAGATTGGTGAGATTGTGAAGGAGCTGAATGCCCTGAAGGAAGTCCATGCTCTGCAATTAG TTTGCCTGAAAGGCATCAAGGTTCCAGGCAAGTGCTTCCTGGCCAGCCCAGTAAAGAAGAACTTCTATGATGCTACAGATGATTGCATCTTACAGGGTGGCAGCCTGGGCACTCCTGTGACCGGCAATGAGAATTACCAACTCTATGTCTATGTTCATGAAATGATTGGACCCAAGGAACAAATTTGGCTGGGCATCAATGACATGTTGAAAGAGGGAGAGTGGGTTGATAAATCAGGGTCGAGGATACGTTTCCAAAACTGGGAGACAGAGGTCACCCGTCAGCCTGTCGGTGGTCGCAGCCAGAATTGTGCCTTTATGTCTGTCATAGACAGTGGGAAGTGGTTCGATGAGAACTGCCGTGCTGTGAAGGCCTTTGTATGTGAGTTCAATATTGTCTGA
- the LOC108270649 gene encoding cytochrome P450 7B1 isoform X1, giving the protein MLEILLTVPLGIISLILLLLLFSRRRREGEPPLIKGWIPFLGKALEFRNDSSQFLQQLQKCHGDVFTVLIAGKYMTFVMNPLLYPAVIKQGKQLDFHKFSDAAASTTFGFPAVNTGKFPGLSDKIQRSFQLLQGCALNSLTLKMTGNLQLVLKQDFLSSNVVGRECDWRQEDLYEFCERVMFEATFLTLYGRPPQTNMDVHTQFHRESWIDVLLDNFRRFDAMFPLLIARIPIVLLGRIKSIREQLIRFFHPHRMAEWTNPSEFIQARTELFNQYDTLKDLDKAAHHFGILWASVGNTVPACFWCLYHLLSSPKAFSVVQDEIMGMFGEKEPETMTREQLEKLIYLESAINESLRLSSVSMNIRVVQEDFCLRLNPHCSVCVRKGDIVTLYPQSTHLDPEIYPDPEQYQFDRFVENGKMKTEFYKGNQKVRYYHMPFGSGATMCPGRFFALNELKQFFCITLLMCDMQLTAGQQHATMEKSRAGLGIMPPANHISFRYRVKKCLQTQGL; this is encoded by the exons ATGCTGGAGATTTTACTGACGGTACCTTTGGGCATAATTTCCCTGATCTTGCTCCTTTTGCTGTTCAGCAGGAGACG gCGGGAGGGAGAGCCTCCGCTGATAAAAGGATGGATTCCATTTCTGGGGAAAGCTCTGGAATTCAGGAACGATTCCTCTCAGTTCCTACAACAACTACAGAAGTGTCATGGAGATGTCTTCACTGTCTTGATTGCAG GTAAATACATGACATTTGTGATGAACCCGCTCCTGTACCCAGCTGTCATTAAGCAGGGAAAGCAGCTGGATTTCCATAAGTTTTCAGATGCAGCAGCTTCCACAACTTTTGGCTTCCCTGCTGTAAACACTGGAAAGTTCCCTGGCTTAAGTGACAAAATCCAGAGATCATTCCAGCTCCTTCAGGGCTGTGCTCTcaactctctcactctcaaaaTGACGGGAAACTTACAGCTGGTCTTAAAACAAGACTTCCTGTCCAGCAATGTGGTAGGAAGAGAGTGCGATTGGCGGCAGGAGGACCTATATGAGTTTTGTGAACGTGTCATGTTTGAGGCAACATTTCTGACACTGTACGGACGACCTCCACAGACAAACATGGATGTTCACACACAGTTTCACAGGGAAAGTTGGATAGATGTGCTGCTGGATAACTTCAGGAGATTTGATGCAATGTTTCCTCTGCTGATCGCCCGAATACCCATTGTTCTGTTGGGAAGAATTAAATCTATTCGAGAGCAGTTGATTAGGTTTTTCCATCCTCATAGAATGGCAGAATGGACCAATCCATCAGAGTTCATACAGGCACGTACGGAACTTTTCAATCAATACGACACACTCAAAGACCTGGACAAAGCAG CTCACCACTTTGGAATTCTGTGGGCATCAGTGGGgaacactgttccagcatgcTTCTGGTGCCTGTACCACCTCCTCTCCAGCCCAAAGGCATTTTCGGTTGTGCAAGATGAGATAATGggcatgtttggagaaaaggaGCCCGAGACTATGACTAGAGAGCAACTTGAGAAACTGATTTACCTTG AAAGTGCTATAAATGAGAGTCTCCGTCTTTCGTCTGTCTCGATGAATATCCGGGTAGTTCAGGAGGACTTCTGTCTGCGTCTGAACCCCCACTGCTCGGTTTGTGTGCGTAAAGGAGATATTGTCACTCTTTACCCCCAGAGCACACACTTGGACCCTGAGATCTACCCAGATCCAGAG CAGTACCAGTTTGACCGATTTGTGGAGAATGGGAAGATGAAAACAGAATTTTACAAAGGAAATCAGAAGGTTCGTTACTACCACATGCCATTTGGATCAGGGGCTACCATGTGTCCTGGACGATTCTTTGCACTTAACGAGCTAAAGCAATTTTTCTGCATCACACTGCTGATGTGTGACATGCAGCTCACTGCCGGTCAGCAACATGCAACAATGGAGAAAAGTCGAGCAGGACTAGGCATAATGCCACCTGCAAATCATATCTCCTTTAGATACAGAGTCAAAAAATGCCTGCAGACACAGGGGCTGTAG
- the LOC108270649 gene encoding cytochrome P450 7A1 isoform X2: MTFVMNPLLYPAVIKQGKQLDFHKFSDAAASTTFGFPAVNTGKFPGLSDKIQRSFQLLQGCALNSLTLKMTGNLQLVLKQDFLSSNVVGRECDWRQEDLYEFCERVMFEATFLTLYGRPPQTNMDVHTQFHRESWIDVLLDNFRRFDAMFPLLIARIPIVLLGRIKSIREQLIRFFHPHRMAEWTNPSEFIQARTELFNQYDTLKDLDKAAHHFGILWASVGNTVPACFWCLYHLLSSPKAFSVVQDEIMGMFGEKEPETMTREQLEKLIYLESAINESLRLSSVSMNIRVVQEDFCLRLNPHCSVCVRKGDIVTLYPQSTHLDPEIYPDPEQYQFDRFVENGKMKTEFYKGNQKVRYYHMPFGSGATMCPGRFFALNELKQFFCITLLMCDMQLTAGQQHATMEKSRAGLGIMPPANHISFRYRVKKCLQTQGL, from the exons ATGACATTTGTGATGAACCCGCTCCTGTACCCAGCTGTCATTAAGCAGGGAAAGCAGCTGGATTTCCATAAGTTTTCAGATGCAGCAGCTTCCACAACTTTTGGCTTCCCTGCTGTAAACACTGGAAAGTTCCCTGGCTTAAGTGACAAAATCCAGAGATCATTCCAGCTCCTTCAGGGCTGTGCTCTcaactctctcactctcaaaaTGACGGGAAACTTACAGCTGGTCTTAAAACAAGACTTCCTGTCCAGCAATGTGGTAGGAAGAGAGTGCGATTGGCGGCAGGAGGACCTATATGAGTTTTGTGAACGTGTCATGTTTGAGGCAACATTTCTGACACTGTACGGACGACCTCCACAGACAAACATGGATGTTCACACACAGTTTCACAGGGAAAGTTGGATAGATGTGCTGCTGGATAACTTCAGGAGATTTGATGCAATGTTTCCTCTGCTGATCGCCCGAATACCCATTGTTCTGTTGGGAAGAATTAAATCTATTCGAGAGCAGTTGATTAGGTTTTTCCATCCTCATAGAATGGCAGAATGGACCAATCCATCAGAGTTCATACAGGCACGTACGGAACTTTTCAATCAATACGACACACTCAAAGACCTGGACAAAGCAG CTCACCACTTTGGAATTCTGTGGGCATCAGTGGGgaacactgttccagcatgcTTCTGGTGCCTGTACCACCTCCTCTCCAGCCCAAAGGCATTTTCGGTTGTGCAAGATGAGATAATGggcatgtttggagaaaaggaGCCCGAGACTATGACTAGAGAGCAACTTGAGAAACTGATTTACCTTG AAAGTGCTATAAATGAGAGTCTCCGTCTTTCGTCTGTCTCGATGAATATCCGGGTAGTTCAGGAGGACTTCTGTCTGCGTCTGAACCCCCACTGCTCGGTTTGTGTGCGTAAAGGAGATATTGTCACTCTTTACCCCCAGAGCACACACTTGGACCCTGAGATCTACCCAGATCCAGAG CAGTACCAGTTTGACCGATTTGTGGAGAATGGGAAGATGAAAACAGAATTTTACAAAGGAAATCAGAAGGTTCGTTACTACCACATGCCATTTGGATCAGGGGCTACCATGTGTCCTGGACGATTCTTTGCACTTAACGAGCTAAAGCAATTTTTCTGCATCACACTGCTGATGTGTGACATGCAGCTCACTGCCGGTCAGCAACATGCAACAATGGAGAAAAGTCGAGCAGGACTAGGCATAATGCCACCTGCAAATCATATCTCCTTTAGATACAGAGTCAAAAAATGCCTGCAGACACAGGGGCTGTAG
- the decr1 gene encoding 2,4-dienoyl-CoA reductase, mitochondrial, which yields MVLWSRLTCSYKSLRTCSFNARFFGTGTKALWQKSPSLSQAAFFPLSEGVMLPAGTFKNKVAFITGGGTGLGKGMTTALSALGAECVIASRKLDVLKQTAEEISQQTGNKVHAVQCDVRDPASVKAAVDHLVTDVGLPDVVINNAAGNFISPSEKLSANAWRTITDIVLNGTAYITLDIGKRLIKAEKGAAFLAITTIYAESGSGFVVPSASAKAGVEALFKSLAAEWGRYGMRFNVIQPGPIKTKGAFSRLDPTGMFEKSMIERIPVGRLGTPGEIANLAAYLCSDYASWVSGAIIRMDGGEYVSMAGEFNSLSKVTQEQWAMMEAMIRSTKGS from the exons ATGGTGCTGTGGTCGAGGTTAACCTGCTCATATAAATCTCTACGGACATGCTCATTTAATGCACGG TTCTTTGGAACTGGGACGAAGGCTTTATGGCAGAAGAGCCCCTCTTTATCCCAGGCAGCATTCTTCCCTCTATCTGAAGGAGTGATGCTTCCAGCTgggacatttaaaaacaaagtggCCTTCATCACAGGAGGAGGTACAGGTCTGGGTAAAGGCATGACCACTGCTCTATCTGCCCTCGGGGCAGAGTGTGTCATAGCTAGCAG AAAACTGGATGTTCTGAAACAAACTGCTGAGGAAATCTCACAACAGACTGGTAATAAG GTTCATGCTGTGCAGTGTGATGTGAGGGACCCGGCCTCTGTAAAGGCTGCTGTAGACCATCTGGTCACCGACGTTGGGCTTCCTGAT GTGGTGATCAACAACGCTGCAGGAAATTTCATTTCTCCTTCTGAAAAGCTCTCGGCCAATGCATGGAGAACTATAACAGACATAGTTCTGAATGGCACAGCTTACATCACGCTGGACATTGGGAAACGTCTCATCAAAGCTGAGAAAG GTGCCGCTTTTTTGGCCATCACCACCATCTATGCTGAGAGTGGATCTGGATTTGTTGTGCCCAGTGCATCTGCTAAAGCAGGAGTGGAAGCACTGTTCAA GTCTCTGGCAGCAGAGTGGGGAAGATATGGCATGAGGTTCAACGTTATTCAGCCAGGGCCAATCAAAACCAAG GGTGCTTTCAGCCGCTTGGACCCCACAGGCATGTTTGAGAAGTCAATGATTGAGAGGATACCAGTGGGTCGGCTTGGTACTCCAGGGGAGATTGCCAATCTGGCTGCCTACCTCTGCAGCGACTATGCCAGCTGGGTGTCGGGTGCG ATCATCAGAATGGATGGTGGTGAATATGTGTCTATGGCTGGGGAATTCAATTCACTGAGCAAG GTCACACAAGAGCAGTGGGCTATGATGGAGGCCATGATCAGAAGCACAAAGGGCTCTTAA